One window of the Misgurnus anguillicaudatus chromosome 8, ASM2758022v2, whole genome shotgun sequence genome contains the following:
- the bcl11ab gene encoding BCL11 transcription factor A b: MSRRKQGRPQHLSKRDFSPEPVTADIPEDGESHLGSEPSTPKGDPDLLTCGQCHSRFPLADILLFIEHKRRQCQGRLCTDKGSDEPSSPPRADLRIPVEVAVQVSPREEEHFASTPHGLRPKQEPMTEKDEPSSYTCTTCKQPFSTAWFLLQHAQNTHGFRIYLESEPGSPLTPRVASAPGMGGDCASQPPLHAAHLADSSPYSLMRIANREGSSVPREGRYPRTPPLFSPPPRHHMSPDDLALAPHHPSAFDRVLRLNSVPLDSPSMDFSRRLRELAGNSAGSSPPMSPNRPSPMQRLLQPFQPGAAHSPSGPLSTPTQQTPTPPAVKAKSCEFCGKSFKFQSNLIVHRRSHTGEKPYKCHLCNHACTQASKLKRHMKTHRHKSSSTTSRSDDGLSTASSPEPGTSDLLGSATDALKSVVAKVKSETNGIPENGQEVEDDEDDDEEEEDEEEEGEEEEEEEEENESESGERNDVDFSLSLEGARHHENNRQRHSKSGGEGIRGYRNALNLYKQGDHRSAGEAGGDDFTKESDQANEAYEPTVNGTASYPNDELSRKLLGGSPGSDSPLSKRIKVEKDLDLPTPTIPNAENVYSQWLAGYAASRQLKDPILNFGDSRQSPFATSSEHSSENGSLRFSTPPDELDGGTASGRSGTGSRSSTPHLTTGRPSSKDGRRSDTCEFCGKVFKNCSNLTVHRRSHTGERPYKCELCSYACAQSSKLTRHMKTHGQTGKDVYKCEICHMPFSVYSTLEKHMKKWHNDRPLSIEIKTE, encoded by the exons ATGTCTCGCCGCAAGCAGGGCAGACCTCAGCACTTAAGCAAGCGGGACTTTTCCC CCGAGCCTGTGACGGCAGATATCCCTGAGGACGGGGAAAGCCATCTCGGATCGGAACCATCCACACCTAAAGGCGATCCGGATCTTCTCACCTGTGGCCAGTGTCACTCCAGGTTTCCTTTGGCTGACATACTGCTGTTTATCGAACACAAACGCAGGCAATGTCAGGGGCGCTTATGCACGGACAAAGGTTCAGACGAGCCGTCGTCGCCTCCACGCGCAGACCTGCGCATCCCCGTGGAGGTGGCTGTTCAGGTCTCACCCCGCGAAGAGGAGCATTTTGCCTCCACACCACATGGATTACGGCCCAAGCAGGAACCTATGACAG AAAAAGATGAGCCCAGCAGCTACACTTGCACAACCTGTAAGCAGCCATTTAGCACCGCCTGGTTCCTGTTACAGCATGCCCAGAATACTCATGGTTTCCGAATATACCTGGAAAGTGAACCTGGAAGCCCCTTAACTCCCAGAGTGGCCTCCGCTCCAGGAATGGGTGGTGACTGTGCCTCACAGCCACCATTACATGCTGCCCACCTGGCAGACAGCAGTCCGTATAGCCTGATGAGGATAGCCAACCGGGAAGGCTCATCAGTTCCTAGAGAAGGACGATATCCCAGGACGCCTCCACTCTTCAGTCCCCCGCCACGGCATCACATGAGCCCCGATGATCTGGCTTTGGCCCCCCACCACCCAAGCGCCTTTGACAGGGTACTGCGTCTAAATTCGGTACCCCTGGACTCCCCATCCATGGACTTTTCAAGACGGCTACGAGAACTTGCAGGGAACTCTGCTGGTTCCTCTCCACCCATGTCACCCAACCGGCCCAGCCCCATGCAACGACTGCTGCAGCCATTCCAACCAGGGGCTGCCCATTCTCCCTCTGGACCCCTTTCAACACCCACTCAACAGACACCAACCCCTCCAGCTGTGAAGGCAAAGTCTTGTGAGTTCTGTGGAAAGTCCTTTAAATTCCAAAGCAACTTAATTGTCCACAGGCGCAGTCATACCGGTGAGAAACCCTACAAGTGCCACCTCTGCAACCATGCTTGCACTCAGGCCAGCAAGTTAAAGCGGCACATGAAGACTCATCGACACAAATCGTCATCCACTACCTCCAGATCCGATGATGGCCTTTCTACTGCTAGTTCACCTGAACCAGGCACAAGTGATTTGCTAGGCAGTGCCACCGATGCTTTGAAATCTGTGGTGGCGAAAGTCAAAAGCGAGACCAATGGCATCCCAGAGAATGGACAAGAGGTGGAAGAtgatgaggatgatgatgaggaggaagaggacgaAGAAGAGGAaggggaggaggaggaggaggaagaggaggaaaaTGAGAGTGAGAGCGGAGAGCGGAATGATGTCGATTTCAGCTTGAGCCTGGAAGGTGCACGTCACCATGAGAACAATAGACAGCGACACAGCAAAAGTGGAGGGGAGGGAATTCGAGGTTATCGAAATGCCCTAAACCTGTACAAACAAGGGGACCACAGATCAGCTGGAGAGGCAGGTGGTGATGACTTCACAAAAGAGTCTGACCAAGCCAACGAGGCATACGAACCAACGGTAAACGGAACAGCCTCGTACCCAAACGATGAACTCTCACGAAAACTTCTGGGTGGAAGTCCAGGATCCGACAGCCCTCTCTCCAAACGCATCAAGGTTGAAAAAGACCTTGATTTACCTACTCCTACAATCCCCAATGCGGAAAATGTGTACTCTCAATGGCTGGCTGGATATGCAGCGTCGCGCCAGCTCAAGGATCCCATCCTCAACTTCGGGGACTCAAGACAATCGCCTTTTGCCACCTCTTCAGAGCATTCCTCGGAGAACGGCAGTCTCAGGTTCTCCACTCCCCCTGACGAGCTGGACGGAGGGACGGCCTCTGGACGCAGTGGCACGGGAAGCAGATCCAGTACACCCCATCTTACCACCGGTCGCCCCAGCTCCAAGGATGGCCGGCGTAGTGACACTTGCGAGTTTTGTGGCAAAGTCTTTAAGAACTGCAGCAACTTAACAGTGCATCGACGCAGCCACACTGGCGAGAGACCGTACAAATGCGAGCTTTGCAGCTACGCCTGCGCTCAGAGCAGCAAGCTAACACGGCACATGAAGACGCACGGACAGACGGGCAAAGACGTTTATAAATGTGAGATATGTCACATGCCTTTTAGCGTGTACAGCACTCTGGagaagcacatgaaaaaatggCACAACGATCGGCCCTTAAGCATCGAAATTAAAACGGAGTAA